One segment of Primulina tabacum isolate GXHZ01 chromosome 6, ASM2559414v2, whole genome shotgun sequence DNA contains the following:
- the LOC142547984 gene encoding wound-induced protein 1, translating into MEAKNVNSNTEAPENSITTTVENVYKALSSGDAAKKISGLIASDLEWWFHGPQNCHHMMKMLTGKSSPSDFKFEPRSIDAIDERVIVEGWEGAQVYWVHVWTLKDGVITQFREYFNTWLTVKDLRRPLACLSATTLWQSHPRDLAKRSLPGLMLAI; encoded by the coding sequence ATGGAGGCAAAAAACGTGAATTCAAACACCGAGGCTCCGGAAAATTCGATCACCACCACCGTCGAAAACGTCTACAAGGCGTTATCCAGCGGTGATGCGGCCAAGAAAATTTCCGGGCTCATTGCTAGTGACTTAGAGTGGTGGTTCCATGGCCCACAAAATTGCCACCACATGATGAAAATGCTCACCGGGAAATCCTCGCCGTCGGACTTCAAGTTCGAGCCCCGAAGCATCGACGCCATTGATGAACGGGTGATCGTGGAGGGGTGGGAAGGGGCTCAAGTGTATTGGGTGCATGTGTGGACTCTGAAAGATGGAGTCATCACTCAGTTCAGAGAATACTTCAACACTTGGCTGACAGTTAAGGATCTGCGGAGGCCGCTCGCCTGCCTGAGTGCCACCACGTTGTGGCAGAGCCACCCCCGAGACCTCGCGAAACGGTCGTTGCCGGGACTTATGCTCGCGATTTGA
- the LOC142547986 gene encoding putative protein phosphatase 2C 65: MGACCSCQKGGNFEGFFVEGEEHERDFEDENIVLTRDGGARVRLQGSSKYVSMFSQQGKKGINQDAMTVWESFSGDKDMFFCGVFDGHGPSGHKVARYIRESLPTKISSLYRQPSVDGNDCVLDEENYDGCENSDFNNPYFLSWKARLIKCFHEVDEELENEVSIESYCSGTTTVSVLKKGEHLIISNLGDSRAVLCTRDENDELISEQLTVDLKPNLPSEAQRIRSCQGRVMAMDEEPNVYRIWMPHEDCPGLAMARAFGDFCLKDFGLISTPKVTYRKLTERDEFVVLATDGIWDVLSNNEVVRIVASSRKRSMAAKYLVDHAVRAWRYKYPRAKIDDCAVVCLFFKRQRPVLTKSVSEMSELSFNQTYSYGKSMRSDDGLDTVLNWEGGGSSENGGNGSGLGPNRMRKRRQGKKKLENVEE, translated from the exons ATGGGTGCATGTTGTTCGTGCCAAAAGGGTGGCAATTTCGAAGGTTTTTTTGTCGAAGGTGAAGAGCATGAAAGGGATTTTGAAGACGAAAACATCGTGTTAACTCGGGATGGCGGTGCACGTGTCAGGCTGCAGGGATCGTCTAAATATGTGTCTATGTTCTCTCAGCAAGGGAAGAAAGGGATCAACCAAGACGCCATGACTGTTTGGGAG AGCTTTTCTGGGGACAAAGATATGTTCTTCTGCGGTGTGTTCGATGGGCATGGCCCTTCTGGCCACAAGGTGGCACGTTACATTCGCGAATCTTTACCAACAAAGATATCATCTTTATACAGACAGCCCAGTGTTGACGGAAATGATTGTGTTCTTGATGAGGAAAATTACGATGGCTGTGAAAATTCCGATTTCAATAATCCATATTTCTTGTCATGGAAGGCCAGATTGATCAAGTGTTTCCATGAAGTAGACGAAGAACTCGAGAATGAAGTCTCGATTGAAAGCTATTGCAGTGGGACAACAACAGTGTCTGTGCTTAAGAAG GGCGAACAtctgattatttcaaatttaggcGATTCTCGGGCTGTTCTTTGCACGAGAGATGAAAACGATGAGCTTATTTCCGAACAACTCACAGTTGATCTTAAACCAAATCTTCCAT cTGAGGCTCAACGAATCAGAAGCTGCCAAGGCCGAGTAATGGCAATGGATGAAGAGCCAAATGTGTACAGAATATGGATGCCTCATGAAGATTGCCCTGGTCTAGCCATGGCTAGAGCTTTCGGAGACTTCTGTTTAAAAGATTTCGGCCTCATTTCCACTCCCAAAGTAACATACAGAAAACTCACTGAAAGGGATGAATTTGTGGTCTTAGCCACTGATGGG ATATGGGATGTGTTATCAAACAATGAAGTGGTAAGGATTGTTGCATCATCGAGAAAGCGATCCATGGCGGCTAAATATCTTGTAGACCATGCGGTTAGAGCATGGAGATATAAGTACCCTCGAGCCAAGATTGATGATTGTGCTGTGGTATGCTTGTTTTTCAAACGACAGAGGCCGGTTTTAACGAAATCTGTGTCGGAAATGAGCGAGTTGAGCTTCAACCAGACATATAGTTATGGTAAAAGTATGAGAAGTGATGATGGACTTGACACGGTTTTGAATTGGGAAGGTGGTGGAAGCTCTGAAAATGGCGGAAATGGCTCGGGTTTGGGTCCAAATAGGATGAGGAAAAGAAGGCAAGGGAAGAAGAAACTTGAGAATGTTGAAGAGTGA
- the LOC142548608 gene encoding LOW QUALITY PROTEIN: probably inactive leucine-rich repeat receptor-like protein kinase IMK2 (The sequence of the model RefSeq protein was modified relative to this genomic sequence to represent the inferred CDS: deleted 1 base in 1 codon), translating to MDDQIHYSVRFPPCRMEREAYLRWASDKSKERWLEQARYLFCLFLLLFSNFRFVSGKNDGGSIVKLSDYQALMALKSGLVDFRGVLKSWNDSGFGACSGRWAGIQCLNGLVITIQLPWKGLGGRISERIGQFHALRRLSLHDNALVGPIPRSLGLLQNLRGVYLFNNRLSGTIPLGIGYCPVLQTLDLSNNRLTGSIPPILSNCTRLYRLNLSYNNLSGSVPDSWNGNFSSLSSLDLSSNNIDGSFPESLTKISSLVIINLKNNNLDSQIPYSIERLHKLSVLILRNNRFKGQIPDTIGNITMLTFLDLSKNYLTGQIPISLANLPNLSSFDVSYNNLSGAVASVLAKRFNSSSFIGNMQLCGYSGSTPCPSPQPDNLSSPSKGSAMNPGGRMGTKDTILISVGAILLVLLLLCCVFMCCLIIRKAASKGKNSNTRGLASRSKIEVESGGEAGGKLVHFEGHFVFTADDLLSATAEIMGKSSYGTTYKATLGDNNQVAVKRLREKITKANKEFEIELAKLGKIRHLNILALRAYYVGPKGEKLLVYDCMPNGSLASFLHARGPEKIVSWKLRMNIAIGITEGLHHLHTEENIVHGNLTSSIVLLDEKNKPKIADVGLSHLVINAAKIDIIATAGTLGYRAPELSKLKNANTKTDMYSLGVIILELLTGKSPSEATDGLELPQWVASIVKEEWTNEVFDIELMKDVSNIGDDLLNTLKLALHCVDPLAAARPEALQVLQKLEEIQAGSTVASPAASVDQQKSE from the exons ATGGATGATCAAATTCATTACTCAGTACGGTTTCCGCCGTGTCGGATGGAAAGAGAAGCTTATTTGAGGTGGGCTTCAGATAAAAGTAAAGAAAGGTGGTTGGAGCAAGCCCGCTACCTGTTTTGCCTCTTTCTGCTTCTTTTTTCCAATTTCAGGTTTGTTTCAGGCAAGAATGATGGTGGATCGATCGTCAAGCTATCAGATTATCAGGCCCTAATGGCCTTGAAGAGCGGACTTGTTGATTTTAGAGGGGTCTTGAAGAGCTGGAATGACAGTGGTTTTGGGGCTTGTTCAGGTAGATGGGCTGGGATCCAATGTCTCAATGGGCTGGTTATCACTATCCAGCTTCCATGGAAGGGATTAGGAGGTCGAATATCCGAAAGAATTGGGCAATTTCACGCCCTTAGACGCCTTAGCCTCCACGACAATGCCCTTGTCGGACCCATTCCCAGGTCTCTTGGGCTCCTTCAAAATCTAAGAGGGGTTTATCTTTTCAATAATCGGCTTTCAGGAACCATCCCTCTGGGGATTGGTTACTGCCCTGTTCTTCAAACTCTTGATCTCAGCAATAATCGGCTCACAGGCAGTATACCTCCCATTCTTTCAAACTGCACCAGGTTATATAGACTTAATTTGAGCTACAATAATCTCTCTGGTTCTGTTCCTGATTCTTGGAACGGTAACTTCTCTAGTTTGAGTTCCCTTGATTTATCTAGCAATAACATCGATGGAAGCTTTCCAGAATCTCTAACCAAGATCTCTTCTTTGGTTATCATAAATCTGAAAAACAACAATCTTGATAGCCAGATCCCATATTCCATCGAAAGACTACATAAACTTTCGGTGCTAATCTTGAGAAACAACAGGTTCAAAGGCCAAATCCCAGACACAATTGGTAATATTACCATGTTGACCTTTCTTGATTTGTCTAAAAACTATTTAACAGGGCAAATTCCAATTTCACTGGCCAATCTACCAAACCTTTCTTCCTTCGATGTCTCCTACAATAATCTATCAGGTGCCGTTGCATCCGTTCTTGCGAAGAGATTCAACTCAAGCTCCTTTATTGGTAACATGCAGCTATGTGGATACAGTGGCTCAACCCCATGCCCTTCTCCCCAACCCGATAATCTCTCTTCTCCTTCTAAGGGGTCGGCTATGAATCCCGGAGGACGAATGGGGACAAAAGACACTATTCTAATTTCTGTCGGTGCCATTTTACTCGTTTTGTTACTTCTATGTTGTGTGTTTATGTGCTGCTTGATCATAAGAAAAGCTGCATCCAAGGGCAAAAATAGTAACACCAGGGGCCTGGCATCCAGAAGCAAGATTGAAGTTGAATCGGGTGGTGAAGCTGGGGGGAAGTTAGTCCATTTTGAA GGTCATTTTGTGTTTACAGCCGATGACTTGTTAAGCGCAACCGCTGAAATAATGGGTAAGAGTTCTTACGGCACCACATACAAGGCTACACTAGGGGATAATAATCAAGTTGCGGTGAAGAGGCTAAGAGAGAAGATCACAAAGGCCAATAAAGAGTTTGAAATCGAGCTAGCGAAGCTCGGAAAGATTCGACACCTAAATATATTGGCCCTCAGAGCTTATTATGTGGGACCTAAAGGAGAAAAGCTTCTTGTCTATGATTGTATGCCGAATGGAAGTCTTGCTTCATTTCTCCATG CTCGAGGACCTGAAAAGATAGTGTCGTGGAAATTAAGAATGAACATAGCTATCGGTATAACTGAAGGACTGCACCACCTTCACACGGAAGAAAATATAGTGCACGGGAACCTTACATCAAGCATTGTCCTCCTTGATGAGAAGAACAAACCGAAAATTGCTGATGTCGGCCTTTCTCATCTAGTAATAAACGCAGCCAAAATCGACATAATTGCCACGGCGGGCACGTTAGGATATCGAGCACCAGAGCTTTCTAAACTAAAGAATGCGAATACCAAAACAGATATGTATAGCCTTGGGGTGATTATATTGGAGCTACTAACGGGGAAATCACCTAGTGAGGCAACAGATGGCCTCGAACTGCCTCAATGGGTCGCGTCAATTGTGAAAGAGGAATGGACTAATGAAGTTTTCGACATCGAGTTAATGAAGGATGTGTCGAATATCGGTGATGATTTGCTTAATACATTGAAATTGGCTCTGCATTGTGTGGACCCTTTGGCAGCAGCAAGGCCCGAGGCTCTGCAAGTTCTCCAAAAACTTGAAGAGATTCAAGCAGGCTCCACGGTTGCATCTCCGGCCGCCTCGGTGGATCAGCAGAAAAGTGAATAA
- the LOC142548609 gene encoding uncharacterized protein LOC142548609 — protein MDDRPIDKIDISGATLASLLHRSAASPADLHGFLFGHATLSTPNPLSDEPTSPATQIITVTVTSFLSLPSHLPLPPPSPSPASYLVGWFSFRRKTPLRPSLRDSTTTLTLSSSPSLAFTPQNSTIFLTPSLFLLLTTPFQDQLIHTHEYKAFQYRIFANSFEPKSLTIINIGPSFRSQFDSFIPNVPFPFMDFELGSSDAMAEDEKEQTLASTKRNLINQKQLDMCAEEFDIRRLNKLMGSEAANYTSELEDLYGKMLAKMDGLSRLVEQTSAKVLEQESHNMTLRYKVAGLE, from the exons ATGGATGACCGTCCGATTGACAAAATCGACATCTCAGGCGCAACATTAGCCTCACTTCTCCATCGCTCCGCCGCTTCCCCGGCGGACCTACATGGCTTTCTCTTTGGTCACGCCACCCTCTCCACTCCCAATCCCCTGTCCGATGAACCCACCTCCCCCGCCACCCAAATTATCACCGTCACTGTCACCTCCTTCCTCTCCCTCCCTTCCCATCTCCCCCTCCCTCCGCCCTCTCCCTCCCCCGCCTCCTACCTCGTCGGGTGGTTCTCCTTTCGCCGTAAAACCCCCCTCCGCCCCTCTTTGAGAGATTCCACCACCACCCTTactctatcttcatctccttcCCTCGCTTTCACCCCCCAGAACTCCACTATTTTCCTCACCCCCTCCCTCTTTCTCCTCCTCACGACACCGTTTCAAGATCAGTTGATCCACACGCACGAGTACAAGGCTTTTCAGTATCGCATTTTTGCCAACTCATTCGAGCCCAAGAGCCTGACTATTATCAACATCGGACCTTCTTTTCGATCCCAATTCGATTCTTTCATCCCAAATGTTCCCTTCCCTTTTATGGATTTCGAACTCGGGAGTTCGGATGCGATGGCAGAAGATGAGAAAGAACAGACTTTGGCGAGTACGAAGAGGAATTTGATTAACCAGAAGCAATTGGACATGTGTGCGGAAGAATTTGATATTCGCAGGCTCAATAAATTGATGGGCTCGGAGGCTGCAAACTACACCAGCGAGTTGGAGGATTTATATGGTAAAATGCTGGCTAAGATGGATGGGCTATCAAGATTGGTGGAGCAGACCTCTGCGAAAGTTTTGGAGCAG GAGAGTCATAACATGACGTTGAGGTACAAAGTTGCTGGCTTGGAATAA
- the LOC142548610 gene encoding uncharacterized protein At5g01610-like, with the protein MKGLQHLIGVYSIKCDRELVFSGKMQKPLPELLKEYDLAIGIFPRDGTNYEFNEETKKLIVYVPSICEVGYKDSSVLRFANTIIGCLDKGKLADIEGIKIKVMIWVKVTGITSEQSKLHFIAGIRKTRSRDTYEVLGDGIGVGGKFYYLSNLWSSV; encoded by the exons ATGAAAG GTTTACAACATTTAATCGGAGTTTATTCCATCAAGTGTGACAGAGAACTTGTCTTTTCAGGAAAAATGCAAAAACCTTTGCCAGAACTTCTCAAGGAGTATGACCTGGCTATAGGAATATTTCCCCGTGATGGCACGAACTACGAGTTCAATGAGGAAACAAAGAAGCTGATTGTTTATGTTCCATCAATCTGTGAGGTTGGTTACAAGGATTCGTCTGTACTACGTTTCGCAAATACTATAATTGGATGTCTGGATAAAGGTAAGCTCGCTGATATAGAGGGAATCAAAATTAAAGTGATGATTTGGGTTAAAGTGACTGGCATTACATCCGAACAATCAAAGCTTCATTTCATTGCTGGGATTAGGAAAACCAGAAGCAGGGATACATATGAGGTACTCGGAGATGGGATAGGCGTTGGTGGCAAATTCTATTATCTTTCTAATCTTTGGTCATCGGTTTAA